The genomic region AGTTGAATAAAGTGCCTGTGGCTACTCCTGCCTCTTTTGATATCTGGGCTGTGGATGTACCATGGAAGCCTCTTTCAGTAAAGAGCTTCAGGGCAGCTTCTAAAAGAGCTGCTTTTTTGTCTTCAACCTGTTTTTTCATGGATAATCTCTGGTATTGACTAATTAGTCATTTTATGTTACTAAAAATGGTTTGTTCTATAAATACCTTTTGTATATCTTTGTTCATCTGATTGAGTTTTAATTATTCGTACCTCAATGCGTCCACTGGTTTCATTTTTGATGCATTATATGCAGGTATAATTCCTGAAATAATTCCTATAAACATTGCAAGACCAATACCAAGCAGCATCAGGTCAGGAGCAACTGTCATTCCTGTGGATGAACGTGTCATTGGAAGTCCGAGGTAAGGGAAAAATGATGTCAGTATCAGACTTAAAACAATACCAAGTACTCCTCCCACAAAGCCCACAAGTGCGGAGTTGAAGAGGAATATCATCATAATATCACTATTTTTTGCACCAATAGCCTTCATGGTTCCTATTTCTTTTGTCCTTTCCAGTACGGATGTAAACATTGTATTTGCAATACCCACAGAACCTACTACAAGTGATACACCTGCTATGGCTCCCAAAAATATTGTAAACGATGCCATCATCTCACTGAAGGATTCTGCCATTGATAATGAATCTGAAACACTGAAATCACGGTCATCATCGTTCATAACATGCCTTGAGATCATGAGTTTCTCTTCGATGTCCTCTACAACCGTTTCAACATTATCCACATCATCAGCTTTTACAACAATACTGTCAAATACGTCCGTTTCAGCATCATCGATGATATCTACTGCAGAATCTATGGGCATAATGATAGCACTATCACTTTCCCCTTCTGCCAGTATTCCTACAACTCTGTAGGACCTTCCTTCAATAGCAAGCAAGCGGTTAAGGCCAATCTCCTGGTCATACATCTCATGAGCTATCCTGTAACCTATGACTACAACGTTATTATCGGTGGCTTCAAGCAATCTTCCGGATTCCAGCTCATAAGTCACAGTATATTGCCAGACCTGAGGATCAACTCCTGTTACAGAAAGGTCTGCAGTTTCACCCATGAAGTAGACTTCCAGACCACTGTCTGCTATCTGGCCATAGATGTAACCAATGTTCTCTACCAGCTTTATCGCCATTATATCCTTATCTGTAAGTTCTGCATCCGAGGATGAAGTGCTGCTTCCAAAGCCACCTCCTCCACCTCTAAAACCTGACATTGCCTGCGTGTAACCCGGGGTCACCGTGATAAGTGTAAGATCCAGGTCAGCTAATCTCTCTTCCATGTCTGCTTCCATACTGTCACTTAGTGCCATGATGGTAACAACTGATCCAACGCCTATTACAATACCTATTATGGTGAGCCAGCTTCTGATCTTACTATGTACCAGGATATTAGTAGCAAGTTTTAGGTAGGTACTTTTTCTCATTGCAGTTTCTTCCCAATTTCATTTCATCCGCTGTTTTTCATTGATTGACTAATTAGTCATTTTAAGTTTAATAAAATTGTACATATAAATACTTATGCTAAATTCAGATGATTATTCCTAAATAGACTATATCATAATCATCATGGATTCGCAATAAATAGAAAACTATAATATGGATAAAATGTTGTTCTGACTATGGAAGGGCCACTTGGTAAAATATACGGTATGCCGGCAGCGGTACTGCTGGTTGTTGGTATGGTTTTGAGTGCGTTTCTTTTCTATAGTCTCATGAAGGCAGCAGAAAACGGGAACGTATTGATGGTTGTAATTCTTTCAATAGCAATATCCATCGTAGCTTTTGTAATAAGCAAGGCAATCAAGTTCCAGAATATGAAAAAGTTTTGATTGAACTGATTGAACTATTATTCAGGTTCAACGTATTCAATGATCAAATCTGGATTTCCTGCTGACAGCTTGCTGATACATGCCGATGATCGCAAGTAAAATAGACTCCTGCACTTTGACTTTGACTTTTGCTTTTTCTTTTGAGGTATCGGTCACATTGCTGTATTCTATCATAACCCAGCATTGTTCCAAGTATAAAGTCTTCCTCAGGAGTGTAATCTGAAAGACTTTTATTCCCTATCTTTTTGAGAACACTGATACATCTCCTATCACCAAAAAAGACATTGATCTTTTTATCCGAAGCTTTCTGGATATGATAGTTGACATTCTTTTTTTCAAGCAGGTCAGTTATCTCATTTTCTAAGTCTGTGGTAGAAGTATGTAATATCAAATGCCTCAGACCTTTCTGGTATTCATAGATATGATGGCGTAAAACTTGCATGTTGCCACGCATGTACGAATTTAAAAAATCATCACTTACCTTTTTCACTTGAATACACCTCTTGTTTTTGATACTGTTTATCCGTTTCTTTCAGATGCAAGTTATTCACTTTTCAGAACCTGAGTAATATTCTGCATCATGCCATACTCTGAAATGTCTGAAACGTTGCTGTGTTCTTCTTGGCAGTCTCCAATCCATAATTTTACTCCTTTTAGACTGTTTCTGAAATTTTATTTATTATTTATTTTTTTTGTGTTTGAAGGCTACCATACAACACCTGGAGAAGAGTGTTCTGCTTAAGGAAAATGACCAATCTGGTTGCAATAGATAACCAATTTTTGTTTATTGGCAGGTGTTATGTTGTATGGTAGCAACACCTACTAGGTGTTGTGAGTATTTATTTATTTTGGTATGCCTAATATTTGTGAAGGTACCTATTGTAAAACTGATATTCTTTTAGATTTAAATACGGCAGGAAACAGGAATATTTGAATCGGATTTGATTTCATCAAAGTCAAAACTCAGAAGATTAGCTACCAGCACGGATAATCAAAAAGCAGCAAAAATGTATAAAAAAGAAACCAAGATAAAGAATGAAGGCAATAATTTCTTACTGAATTCTTTTTCTTGATTCTTCCACTTCGTCAATTATACCTGGATATTCCCTGAACATCACCAGTATGTCAAGGGCTGCAACAAGATCAACAACACCTATAGCACCAATGGCATCCCCGCCGAGTGTTCTTATAGGAGCAACCATGACCGACTTACCCTTGTAAACACCTTCTTTTGGTACTGTCCTGATACTCTGGTTTATCCTCATGACCTCTTCTAGTACCGGACCTGTGTAGTCTCTATCAATTATCATACCTCTTTCCATACGAATTCCCTTGCAATTGAGACTGCGAATCGTAGTCGGTATGCCTATCAGGGCGTGTACAGCAGTTGCTATGGGCTCCAGATCATCAGCCGTGGAATCCGGGCATATGTTCAGGCAAATCGAACCATTTAATTCTTCACCGCATGTCATTTTACTCACCTTCTATTTTGTGGAAAGAACCTAATTTTCATATTTAATAGCTGTAATGTATTCATGTGCCGATATGGCTGCAACCGCACCATCTGAGACAGCTGTAACCACCTGCCACATGGAAGTCCTGCGACAGTCACCTGCTGCAAAAATGCCGGAAACAGAGGATTCCATTTTATCATCGGTTACAATGAAACCTGCACCTTTCTTTTCTACATCCACCATAGATGTGTTTGGGTTAATACCAACATAGATGAAAAGGCCATCAATTTCCATTTCAGTCAGTTCATCTGTTTTTGTATTCCTGAGGACCACTTTTTCAACAAGGTCGCTGCCCTTTATCTCCTGAACAACTGTGTCCCAGATGAATGTGATATTCTCTTTATCAAAAGCTCTTTTCTGAAGAAGAGAACAGGCTCTAAGTTCATCACGCCTGTGAACCACATAGACTTTCTCGGCAATATCGGAAAGTATGAGTGCATCGGTAACTGCAGACTCTCCTCCACCTACTACGATTACATTCAGTCCCGAGTAAAAAGGACCGTCACATGTGGCGCAATAGGAAACTCCTTTTGTCAGGAATTCATCTTCACCGGGAACACCAAGTCGTCTTGGATTTGCTCCTGTTGCAACGATTACTGCCAGAGCTTCAAAATCGCCGTTGTCAGTGACAATAATCTTTTTGTCACCTTCATCTTTGACGGTTTTTACATCTGCACTTTGGGTTTTGACACCAGTTTGCTCTGCATGCTCCCTGAACTTGTTCATGAGTTCCATTCCTGATATGGAAGGAAAACCGGGGTAATTCTCAACCCTGTCAGCGGTTGCTATCTGGCCGGGGACAACGTTCTTTTCCAGCACAAGGGTATCCAGACCGTAGCGCACGGCATAGATGCCTGCTGTCATTCCCGCAGGCCCTCCGCCAATAATCACAAGATCATACATATTGATCAGCTAGCATCACAAACATTGCTTGCCTGGGCTTTGTCAGGAACTCCTACAAATGCAACCTTATCATCAATGATTGTTGTAGGTATTGAGCGGATCTTGAACTTCTTTGCAAGTTCTTTTCCCTCAGGAGTGTCCAGTTCTACTTCCTCGTACTCAAAATCACACTGTTCCTTAAGTTCGCGCCATATTTTTTTTGCAGTAGGACAAAAATGACACCATTCCGAATGTACTAAAGTAACTTTAACCATATTTTCCACACTCCTTGTATTGGTTATTAATCTATTAGTTAGGAGAGTATATCAAATTAATGACTGTAAAAAGTTAATTATCGCTGTTAACTTACTGTTGAAGCTTGAATCTATAAATTTTCATTTGAAAAAGTATATCACTAATAAACAATATTTTCAATGATGGAGGGATTGATATATCAAGATATTCCATCGATGAGTTTGTAAAGAATACAGGTCAGAAAGATCTTGGACAGGGCAAGTTTGAACTTGAACGTGACAGGATGCTTGAAGTGAACCTTGATGGTCGTGTATGGATCAAAAGAGGTTCAATGGTTGCTTACCTTGGTGATGTAAAATTTACCCGCGAAGGTGTGCTGGAACATGGCCTTGGAAAGATGATGAAAAAAGCGGTTACCGGTGAGGGTGTTTCCCTTACAAAAGCCGAGGGTGCCGGTAAAGTTTACCTTGCAGACGGCGGTAAGAAAATATCCATACTCAACCTCAAAGGCGAGGCAATTTATGTGAATGGAAATGACCTTCTGGCTTTTGAAGAAAGTATCAACTGGGACATCAAAATGATGAAAAAGGTGGCTGGAATGATGGCCGGCGGACTTTTCAACGTAAGGCTTGAAGGAACCGGAATGGTTGCTATTACAACACACTACGACCCGTTGACATTGATGGTAACTCCTGACAGGCCAGTATTTACCGATCCGAATGCAACTGTTGCATGGTCAGGAAACCTGCAGCCTGATATAAAAACGGATATTTCCCTGAAAACACTGGTTGGAAGGTCAAGTGGTGAAAGTATACAGATGGCTTTCAAAGGACAGGGTTTTGTGGTAATCCAGCCTTATGAGGAAATTCCTTACGTAGTTCCAACTGCATGAGTAAATTAAAATCATAAAAAGTTTCCAGTTAGCACTCAATTGATTGGGTGCATACTTTTTATTTAAGTCGTAAAATGTCAGGTATTGACAAGTCCTGCTATTACGACTACTGCCATCAGCATGAGTGTGTACAGGAAGAACATCAGTCCTACCTTTTTGGCACTGATGATTGCATCGTTATTCATTGTTAAGCTCCAGTCACTATCAATTATAATTATAGGCTTCAAAAGTATATAATGATTATTAGTTACAACATATCTATATTTGATTGCACATTTCCACATTAATTTAGTAATTTCTACTTACGGGCTTAAAAATTCTGGCTGGCCCCATGCGGAAGATTTCATAAACTTTATATAGAGAATGGTTTGAACTATATGTATCAGACGTGGGGGTGGTCTCATCAGGGCAGATCACCTCAATAGATTCAATCTTAAAAGGTGGTCTGCCTCCCGATCGAATACATGGAACGGTGAGATTAGGATCATAACAACATACACCCCCACATACGATACCCTTTTCCTGTATTCTTTGTAATCTGTAATATTTGGTATTCGGTAAAAACAACTTCCGGATGTACTTGTAAAGAGTTATATTATTTGAATACCATTACGGGGCAGATGAAATTAAAAACGCCAATGTACATGGTAGCAGCAGGGCTCGTTATTATCTTTCTTGTTGCGGGCATATTGTCAATGTGCAATATTGCAGGAATTGACCTTACTGAAAGTGCATGTGATGCAGCAGGAAATCCAACCGGAAATCCTCATACGCTTCCATCTGTCATTTTCAATGTGGGGCTGACCGGAATGTTCATGGTGCTTATCGGAGTTGTATGGACAGTCAAGTCTTATTTCTTCGCATAATCAATTCACATTTTTACTGTTTTTGGGGTCAGCAGTTTCATTGTATTTTGTGAATACAAGTGCAAAATAAAGAAATGCTCCTATCAGGTTAAGAAATATCAGGACCATTGACCAGATTAGTTTTTCATTCTGCCCCTTCACGGGAAATTCAGTTTCATTTCTCTGCAGGCAATCAACAAGCATATTCACCCAGAACGCAAAAAACAATAGTATTATCCCCCAGAGCAATTGGCCAATTTTAAATGTGAAAGGAATTACTATCAGCACAACTAATGCCAGAATTAGCCATTTCATTATTGAATTTACAGCTTTTTGATTAAATTTCATAATTTTCTTCCCAATTATTTATTCTTGAAATGATGAAATATATCTAAAATTAATAATATTTGATGTAAATTAATTTACAATAACTTTTCGATCAAATGCATATAAGATAGAAAAGGACGTAGAAAAAATAAGATTACAGGTACAGGAATATTCACAAAAACAGATCGCATTCCCTAAACAAATCTCTTATGAAAGAGAATTCATTCAAATTCATCAAACAGTTTACCGGTTTTTGGAATTGAAAATGTAAACTTACTTCCTTTGGAAACTTCGCTTTCAAGCTTAATTGTGCCATCGTGTAGTTCTACTAATTTTTTTACAAGAGCAAGACCAAGGCCTGTACCTTTCTGGTCTTTACTTAAGGAAGAATTTAGCTGTGAGAAAGGGTCAAATATTTTTTCGTGGCATTCAGATGGAATTCCGATACCTGTATCCTCTATCGATATCTCTATTTTATGATCAACTGATTTCCCGGTGACATCTACTGCTCCTTGCTCGGGAGTAAATTTCAGGGCATTGCTAATGAGGTTCAACATAATTTGTTTTAGCTTACACATATCCCCCTCAAAAGTGATGTTGTTTTCTTCCTGTTTAAAATTCAGATTAATCTCTTTGTACGAGGCTATAGGATATACCATGTGTTCTATTTCTTTTAATAGTTCGTTCATATTGACCTGTTCGAGACTAAGTTCCATCTTTCCGGCTTCCACTTTAGAAATATCAAGCAAGTCATTTATAAGATTAAGCAGATGTTTGCCACTTTCTTCTATATACCCCATATAGCGCCTTTGCTCTTCATTCAATTCGCCAGTCTCTCCCCTTTCCATTGCTTCAGAAAATCCTATTATGGAAGTAAGAGGCGTTCGCAGCTCATGACTCATATTTGCAAGGAACCAGCTTTTAGTATTGTTTGCTTCCTCTGCTGCTTTCATTGCATTGACAATAGCCTTTTCTGCATTTTTGCGCTCTGCTATGTCATTGAACGTTATGAGTATCATAGGAGTTTGTTCATAAATGCTGAAGAATCCAAAGTGTTCCTTGATCTCTTTTCTCCCTCTCATCTCCATGTAAAGTATATTTCCCTCCCTGCCTTTAAAACGCAGTTCCAGCGTTTTATCTTCAGGTTTTTTAAAAAAAGCCTTAAAACGGGACATATATGCAGACCTGTCTTCCTCTACAATATACTTTGAAAGGGGATTACACATATTCTCACATTGTGAAAGATCGATAAGCTCGCAAAGCAACTGGTTAGCCTTTCGGATCATTCCGTTCTCATCCAGTAGTGCATAGCCAATGGGGGCCCGATGGAACAATTGGTAATAACTCTCTCTCTGGAGAACAAGTTCCTCCTGTGATCTTTTCAGTTCCTCATTCTGAAGTTCCAGTTCTATCTGGTGCACACGTAGTTCATGAAGGATTGCCTGTATGTTTTCATCAGGATTTTCTTTTACGGTTTCCTCCTTTTCCAGCTCGTTAAGTCGTGTGTGTGCTTCTTTTTTCAAATCCTCTAAGCTCTTATCCATATAAGTGCCCCATTTCGATTATCAATTTTCAGATTTTCATCATATTTGTACAACTGTCTTTTCCCTAATCTATACTATAGAATATAATTACAATTTCTCCATTGGGAAGCATGTACATATAAATTTCATACTTTCCGTTGGTATTTTCAACATCAAATGTATATGAGTCAATGTGAGAAGGCAATCCATTTTTCTTTACACTGAGAATCAATTCCTCTAAGGTTCCATCCTTATCCGGTAGCAATTCAAACAGTTTGTTCCCAACTACATTCTCTCGCTTAACGGAAAAGATATTTTCTGCGGCACAATTAATTTCCTTGATATCACATTTACCGGTAGATTCACAATTGCAGACAATTGCCGGGCTTGTTATCATTTCATAAAGTACATCATACTTATTTCTTGCATTTTCAAGCTCCGATATCATATTTGATTGTTCTGTGATATCCTGAAAAGCCCCGTAAACCCTGACGATTTTATTTTCATTTTTTTCTGCTTTTCCTATTGCTCTGACCCATTTTATCTTTCCCTTATTGGTTATGAGACGCAGCTTAAGATCAAAAGGATTCCCTTTTTCAAGGGCATTTTTAACTGCGTTTTCAATTATAGGCCTGTCATCAGGATGGTAGAAATCAATTCCATTGTGGACATCATGATCAAAATCAGGTTCTACTTCGTGTATTCTGTAAACTTCTTCAGTCCAGATTGTTTTCATTGTAGATGTATCGATCTCCCACCCACCTACTTTAGCGATAGATGCGGCTTCTTCTTGCCACATTTCTTTCTTTTCAAGGGTACGCTGCGTTTTTTTGAGAGTGGTTATGTCTATTACTGTAAGAACTATACCGGAATATTTGTCATTTGATATAAAGTATGGAAGAACTTTTAGGAAATACCATCTGTCATCCTTTGTGTGAACTTCATTCTCATAACTTCTGTTGTTCTCATGTACATCCTTTATAATGGTGATTAGATCAATATCAACTACTTTATTGGCGATTCCTTCCAGTGGCCTTCCAATATCGTTGTCTACCAGGTGGAAGATCTTTTCGATCATGGTGGTATATTTACGGATCTCAAGATTCTCATCAAGGAATAATGTTCCTATTTGAGTATTTGCCATGAGATTCTCCATATCCTGATTTAGTTCAGTAAGTTCTATTATCTTAGCCTGGAACTCTGAATTTACAGTGTGCAGTTCTTCATTAACAGACTGAAGTTCTTCGTTTGTAGCCTGAAGTTCTTCGTTACTTGCAAAAAGTTCCTCGTTTGTTGCCTGAAGCTCTTCATTTGATGTTTCGAGTTCCTCTATGGTTGCCTGCAGGTTCTCGCGGGTAAACTGTAATTCCTGTTCAAGGTCTGATATACGCTGCTCAACGATCTCTTCCATATCATATTCATTTTGATCAGGGTTTTGATCCTGTACAGGAATTATATTCTCCTTCAGTATAATTGCAGCAAGAGGAGTCTGGTTATTTCGGGAAGGGAGGAGTTTTATCTCAATATCGAGTTTCTTTTTTTCTCCCTTTATGCTTGCCTTTACATTTTTATATCTGACTTCTTCTTTGGTGTTGAATACTTTCTGAAGACCAGTGGTAATAGGTATGGACAGGTCATTTGATGCCATTCTTGAAATAGTGAATACCATTTTTCCGGAAGGGACCTTGAAATATCCTTCTGTGTCGCCTATTGTGTAGACGATCTCCATGCTTTCATTTGCTATGATGGTCACAGGAAGATATTCATCCTGTATAGTATCCATGATCCTTTCAAGCAACTTTTCATCCTGTGTTTGTTTCCATGTTCTGGTTTGCGGAACGTATTCATTTTTAGCTCTGGAAACATCCATCGTTATATTGCGGATCTTCTGGATATCAAGGGTCTTTGCCTTTCCTCTTGAACGATATATTTTCCATTTATGGTTCATAGGCTCAAAGTTATCAGACATATCACCTGTGGTTTCACTGGGTCCCAGGAATAGTATTCCACCGGGCTTTAGTGAATAATTGAAAAGTTCAAGTACTCTGGATTGAAGCACAGGCTGGAGATATATGAGCAGGTTCCTGCAGCTTATAAGATCAATATTCGGGAAAGGAGGATCCATAAGAACATCGTGTTTTGCAAAAACTATCATTTCCCTTATTTCTTTACTTATACGGAATTCATTATCAGTTGCAATAAAATATTTGTGGAGTCTTTCAGGATTTACGTCAGAAACTATTGCTTCAGGATAACGACCGCTGGCTGCTTTAAGAATTGCATCTTCGTCAACATCAGTTGCAAAAATCTTAACATAGATGTGTTTGCCAATCATTTCCATTGTTTCTTTCAGGATAATTGCAAGGCTGTAAGCCTCCTCACCGGTGGAGCATCCTGCCACCCAGATGCGGATCTCTTTTTCGCCGGACTTGTTAATAATGTCAATAATAGATTTCTGGGCTATGTAATCAAAAGCATCTTTGTCTCTGAAAAAATGAGTTACTCCTATAAGCAGTTCCTTGTAAAGATTTGTTATCTCCTGTGGATTGTTTTCCAGATATCCCACATAATCCCTGAATTCGGAAATATGGTTTACAACCATTCTGCGTTCTACCCTTCTGACAACCGTGTTCATCTTATAATGTGTAAAGTCAACTTTGTGTTTTTTTCTTAAAAGGGAAAAGAGCTTGCCCATGCTTTTCTGATCTGAAAGAAGTACATTCGTCTCTGCAGGGTTGCTTGCATAGGGATGCTCAATAAAGGAGATGAGTTGCTCAGGCATTTCCCTTGTTGTCAGTACGTAGTCTACGATTCCAGTAGATATGGCACTCTTTGGCATACCGTCAAATTTAGCGGAATCTTCTCTCTGGACCATCACCATGCCACCTTTTTCCTTGATGGCTTTTATTCCCCGCATACCATCACTGCCGGTTCCTGAGAGGATTATGCCAATGGCTTTATTTCCCTGGTCTTCAGCCAGCGATTCTAAAAATATGTCAATTGGGAAATTCGGAACCCTGTGATTATCGTGCTCGCTTAAGAGTAGTTTGCCGTGAAAAATAGTGAGATTGTTTTTTGGAGGAATAAGATATATCTTGTTTGGTTCTACAAGCATCCCTTCTTCTGCCCTTAACACTTCCATCTTTGTCCTTTTAGATAGTAGTTCCACCATCAGGCTCTTATAATCAGGTGAAAGGTGTTGTATTATCACAAATGCCATTCCAGTATTGGAAGGCATGCTGTTGAATACTTCTTCAATGGCTTCAAGGCCACCTGCTGATGCTCCTATGCCTACTATGTAATGGGAAGATTCAAATCCACCCTCTGTAATACCCACCGAATTCATATTATACTCCTGATTATTGTTGTCAGAAGTATATCTAATAATATATTAGATATTTGTCTTTTCTAACACAAGAAACACTATTAAGTGACTATTTACTCACCAATTATGTTTTTGTTGCACACTAGTCCCAATCACATTACGATGCGATTTTATTTTATATATATTTACCTATAAATTCAAATTTTGCTGCACAATGTGAAAAATGATTTCATATATTTATAATAATATCTTAATAACAATGTGGATAATGCATGCTACGCATTAATTCCAATTTTTTTATTAAGAAACGTAATAGAATTATTATAATATCTTTTCTTCTTGATTATTATTTTCCAAATTTGATGAGTTGCGGCATATAATTGTCCGATAATAAATTTGTCGTTTAAATTATCTTGCTGAATCACTTTTAATGCCTTTTCCTATTTTTACTCTGTCACAGCGTTAATCTGATATATGCGGGAACACCTAATCAGGCTGAGAAACATTAAAGGAGATAATTATGAGTTCCAAAGATAACCTTAAAGCAGCATTTACCGGTGAATCAATGGCAAACAGGACATACCTGGCCTTTGCAGCAAAAGCTGATGCAGAAGGATACACTCAGGTAGCTAAACTTTTCAGGGCTGCAGCAGCTGCTGAAACAATCCATGCACTAAATCACCTCAAACGTATGGGTGGCATCGGTTCAACAGAGGATAACCTGAAAGAGGCTATCAATGGCGAAACTTATGAATTTGAGAGTATGTACCCTTCCTTTATTGAAGAAGCAGAAAAGGAAGGCGATGACAAGGCTCTCTGGAGTTTCAAGGTCGCAAACGAAGTGGAAAAAACCCACGCAGCTCTTTACGAAAAAGCCCTTAAAGAACTTGGCAGCAACGAAGAAACAGATTACTACGTTTGCAGCGTCTGCGGACATACCCACGAAGGCAAACCTGAAGATAACTGTCCTGTCTGCGGTGCACCTGCATCCAAATTTGATAAGATTGACTAAATCTCAGAGTAATATATAATATAAAATAACGAGAGCATAAGCATTATGCTTATCTCTTTAACAACTTTTTTTATTCAGGATTTCCTGTCCTGCTTTCTTCATCCAGAAAAGACGCAGTAGCTTTTTGAATGAATGCCATTTCGTCCAGTGAGAAATACATAAAGACATCCTCCCCGGTGTGGCGATTGCATTTCATGATACGTAACCACTTGTCTGAATAAGAGTTTATACGGATAAAATTTTTACTGTTACAGTGTACAAACTCCTTTCCTTTGTTGCATATCTCCATGAATGAATGGAGGTTCAGATCGAACTTATACTTATGTTGTATATTCTCTATAGAAGTACGTGTACAATATAATAGTATAATTTATGTGTAGATTTTCTGATACAGCTTGAATGGCACTGATGTGTTTCAACAGTAATTCTCTTTTGATGTGTTTTTGGTATATTCTAAAATTTGTGAGTTATATAGTTTTATTTTCACACTGCAACATTTATATATTTTTAGTTCTATACATATGCTGGCTGGTTAACAGTTGAACTTATGTACATTAAATATTTACTGAGTTAACATTAGAATGCGGTACAAATCAAAATCATCTGTTGGTATTTGGTGAGGCAACATGTTTGAGAATATAAAAATAAATAATCTTCTTATAGGAAGTTTTGTAGTGTTACTATTATTAACCGCTATTGTGGGATACAGTGGTTATAATGGAATGATGAATGTAGACGACAGGGTTGTCAAGGCGGACGACATGAACCGGCTTGTCAAATTCATGAAAGATGCCCGCATCTCTCAGGAAAGTTATCAACTGACACAGGATCCGGCCTATGTTGTAGAAGTAGATGCACATGTTGAGGAAATTGTAGCACAGACTGAAGCTTCAAAAGAGATATTTGCTGACCCCGTTAATGATCAGCAAATGGACGATGTGCAGACAGCTGCTCTTGCATATGATGCCGCATTCAACAATTATGTAGCTCTTGAAAACCAGAAGACAGAAGCTGAAAATGTTTTAGTTCAGCAGGGTCTGCTTCTTGACGAAATGGCAGTTAACCTGATGGAAAGTCAGGATGCGGATTATGTCCAGGCACTGGAACAGAACGCCGGAGCTGCAGTTCTCACGGAAGAATTTGAAAATATAGAATACATCAATGAGATTATCCAGTTAAACCTTGAATCACGTGGTGAAA from Methanolobus tindarius DSM 2278 harbors:
- a CDS encoding ABC transporter permease, whose translation is MRKSTYLKLATNILVHSKIRSWLTIIGIVIGVGSVVTIMALSDSMEADMEERLADLDLTLITVTPGYTQAMSGFRGGGGGFGSSTSSSDAELTDKDIMAIKLVENIGYIYGQIADSGLEVYFMGETADLSVTGVDPQVWQYTVTYELESGRLLEATDNNVVVIGYRIAHEMYDQEIGLNRLLAIEGRSYRVVGILAEGESDSAIIMPIDSAVDIIDDAETDVFDSIVVKADDVDNVETVVEDIEEKLMISRHVMNDDDRDFSVSDSLSMAESFSEMMASFTIFLGAIAGVSLVVGSVGIANTMFTSVLERTKEIGTMKAIGAKNSDIMMIFLFNSALVGFVGGVLGIVLSLILTSFFPYLGLPMTRSSTGMTVAPDLMLLGIGLAMFIGIISGIIPAYNASKMKPVDALRYE
- a CDS encoding DUF2023 family protein, with the translated sequence MQVLRHHIYEYQKGLRHLILHTSTTDLENEITDLLEKKNVNYHIQKASDKKINVFFGDRRCISVLKKIGNKSLSDYTPEEDFILGTMLGYDRIQQCDRYLKRKSKSQSQSAGVYFTCDHRHVSASCQQEIQI
- a CDS encoding DUF2111 domain-containing protein, translating into MTCGEELNGSICLNICPDSTADDLEPIATAVHALIGIPTTIRSLNCKGIRMERGMIIDRDYTGPVLEEVMRINQSIRTVPKEGVYKGKSVMVAPIRTLGGDAIGAIGVVDLVAALDILVMFREYPGIIDEVEESRKRIQ
- the trxB gene encoding thioredoxin-disulfide reductase, whose protein sequence is MYDLVIIGGGPAGMTAGIYAVRYGLDTLVLEKNVVPGQIATADRVENYPGFPSISGMELMNKFREHAEQTGVKTQSADVKTVKDEGDKKIIVTDNGDFEALAVIVATGANPRRLGVPGEDEFLTKGVSYCATCDGPFYSGLNVIVVGGGESAVTDALILSDIAEKVYVVHRRDELRACSLLQKRAFDKENITFIWDTVVQEIKGSDLVEKVVLRNTKTDELTEMEIDGLFIYVGINPNTSMVDVEKKGAGFIVTDDKMESSVSGIFAAGDCRRTSMWQVVTAVSDGAVAAISAHEYITAIKYEN
- a CDS encoding glutaredoxin family protein produces the protein MVKVTLVHSEWCHFCPTAKKIWRELKEQCDFEYEEVELDTPEGKELAKKFKIRSIPTTIIDDKVAFVGVPDKAQASNVCDAS
- a CDS encoding AIM24 family protein: MSRYSIDEFVKNTGQKDLGQGKFELERDRMLEVNLDGRVWIKRGSMVAYLGDVKFTREGVLEHGLGKMMKKAVTGEGVSLTKAEGAGKVYLADGGKKISILNLKGEAIYVNGNDLLAFEESINWDIKMMKKVAGMMAGGLFNVRLEGTGMVAITTHYDPLTLMVTPDRPVFTDPNATVAWSGNLQPDIKTDISLKTLVGRSSGESIQMAFKGQGFVVIQPYEEIPYVVPTA
- a CDS encoding PLDc N-terminal domain-containing protein — its product is MKFNQKAVNSIMKWLILALVVLIVIPFTFKIGQLLWGIILLFFAFWVNMLVDCLQRNETEFPVKGQNEKLIWSMVLIFLNLIGAFLYFALVFTKYNETADPKNSKNVN
- a CDS encoding PAS domain-containing sensor histidine kinase, whose protein sequence is MDKSLEDLKKEAHTRLNELEKEETVKENPDENIQAILHELRVHQIELELQNEELKRSQEELVLQRESYYQLFHRAPIGYALLDENGMIRKANQLLCELIDLSQCENMCNPLSKYIVEEDRSAYMSRFKAFFKKPEDKTLELRFKGREGNILYMEMRGRKEIKEHFGFFSIYEQTPMILITFNDIAERKNAEKAIVNAMKAAEEANNTKSWFLANMSHELRTPLTSIIGFSEAMERGETGELNEEQRRYMGYIEESGKHLLNLINDLLDISKVEAGKMELSLEQVNMNELLKEIEHMVYPIASYKEINLNFKQEENNITFEGDMCKLKQIMLNLISNALKFTPEQGAVDVTGKSVDHKIEISIEDTGIGIPSECHEKIFDPFSQLNSSLSKDQKGTGLGLALVKKLVELHDGTIKLESEVSKGSKFTFSIPKTGKLFDEFE